Part of the Drosophila pseudoobscura strain MV-25-SWS-2005 chromosome 2, UCI_Dpse_MV25, whole genome shotgun sequence genome, GAGGAGTCTACGGATAAAGTGCCTCCTGTCTGTCTACGGCTGTGAAGTACGGTCTACAGGACAGAAGCCAACGACAGACAGAACAGATCTAAATGGTCTAGCGAATGGCATATGTCCATGGAAGGGTGCGTTTCAGAAGAGTGAGACACTTGAAAGGTACCAATATTTGCAGATAAAGCATGAGCTTCATCTACAGACAATGGATTGGATGTTGAATAAAGCATTCGATTGCTCATCAGATATGCGAATTCTCACTGCAATAGTGGAGTTTTCCTTTCATTTGTCTTTGTTGACAATTCCGAAACGCACACACTTCCcatttatgatatttttgaGATAAACACGAGCCGTATAATGATTTGATAGCTTTGCGGGTGATAAATGACGAACATTCTAGTGCTTTTCCAAATAAAACAATACAGATTCTAGTGCAGAGTGCTAATCGAGTGATTCAAAGTGCTTCCAGCTTCGGTTTTAAAACAAAGTTTAGGGGAAAAGATCAACAGAACACAACCAGAACACAACTCATGGAAGAACAGACAATTTCTAGGGCCGGGATAGCAGCGAGGCCTACAATGGAGATCTGCGGACTGGGGACTTACCTGGTCGGCGGAGGCGAGTAGCGGCCATCGACCTCGTCGCTTTCTGCCTCCTTTTGCTCGCCATGGATGACGGCCAGGCCCAAACGCAGTCGCTCCGCATAGGAGTTGGCCTTCTTGGCCACGCCTGGATTGCGGGCCACAATCACGGAATTGCGATATTCGGGTATCTGCCAAGGGATGCATTTAGTTTAGTTCTCTGTGCATTTTCCGGACTATTCTATGGCTGGCACTCACGCTCTCCTGGATGTACTGCAGAAGGAAGGGCGAGGCCCGCAGGTTGTCCACGGGTATATCGAAGAAGCCCTGGATCTCCTTCTGGTGCAGGTCCATCGTGATGATGTGCGTGAGGCCCGAGGTGCACATcatcttggccagcagcttcgAGACGATGCAGCCACGCTTGCGCATCTTGCACTGCTTCGAGTACGGCAAGTACGGGATCACGCCCACAATGGAGCGGGCCGACGAGGTCTTGCACGCGTAGGCCATGATTAGCAGCTCCATAATGTTGTTGTTCGCGTCCCTGGGGGAAAGAGGAGAAGATTGTTAGATGGGCGACTCGCTATTCTACAGATACTGTGTCTACTTGGTGCCCGTCTGGATGATGTAGATGTCCTTGCCCCGCACCGAGTCACTGATCTCGACAATCGTCTCTCGATTGGACTTGTGGAAGACGGAACAGCCGCCGTTCTTCAGACCCATGCGATCGGCGACCATGTTGGCGAGATCCGGGTGCGAGTTGCCATTGATGATGACAATGTCCGACGTGGAGGTGTTGTCCATGTCGCTCCTGCAACGCTTCGGTGGGCGCACACTGCCTAGTCTGTAACGTAATCAGAGCACACGATAATTAGGGGACACATAGAACAGGGTAAGGGGGGAAAACGAAATGGAAACGCAACAGAAACAGTAacagaaaacataaaaacagaaagcggggaatggggaatgggtgcggtgcggtgcggggGGATAGCTACCTGCGTTTGGACATGCTACTGgggattgggtttgggttcATTCACTCCCGTATTCCGTAATCCCATAACCATTAATATAACGCATACGCCACCGCGTTGCCGCAGTCGTTACCGTTCCCACGTTACCCTCGCGCACACTTGGGGAGCCCTGCCGCACGTATATCGATTAGCCCCAGTGAACCAATTCCTcaacagaacagagaacagagaacacaGAACCGAACCACGGATAGAACGCAATCGCAATtagtgctgctgctactgatACTTTGTTGCCCAGTTCGGTGGCGACTCCCTGGCTAGCgcaaccgaaac contains:
- the LOC6896706 gene encoding phosphoribosyl pyrophosphate synthase-associated protein 2 isoform X3, whose protein sequence is MLLQRNKLGSVRPPKRCRSDMDNTSTSDIVIINGNSHPDLANMVADRMGLKNGGCSVFHKSNRETIVEISDSVRGKDIYIIQTGTKDANNNIMELLIMAYACKTSSARSIVGVIPYLPYSKQCKMRKRGCIVSKLLAKMMCTSGLTHIITMDLHQKEIQGFFDIPVDNLRASPFLLQYIQESIPEYRNSVIVARNPGVAKKANSYAERLRLGLAVIHGEQKEAESDEVDGRYSPPPTSAYSNLLGNSVEMCFPAAPRNSTPQHAPISSSSRQRTTSVSVGVPEHPVKVKPPLTIVGDVNGRIAIMVDDLIDDVQSFVAAAEMLKENGACKIYVLATHGLLSSDAPRLLDESCIDEIVVTNTIPHEIQKLQCHKIKTIDISILIAEAIRRIHNKESMSYLFRNVTLED
- the LOC6896706 gene encoding phosphoribosyl pyrophosphate synthase-associated protein 2 isoform X5 codes for the protein MLLQRNKLGSVRPPKRCRSDMDNTSTSDIVIINGNSHPDLANMVADRMGLKNGGCSVFHKSNRETIVEISDSVRGKDIYIIQTGTKDANNNIMELLIMAYACKTSSARSIVGVIPYLPYSKQCKMRKRGCIVSKLLAKMMCTSGLTHIITMDLHQKEIQGFFDIPVDNLRASPFLLQYIQESIPEYRNSVIVARNPGVAKKANSYAERLRLGLAVIHGEQKEAESDEVDGRYSPPPTRNSTPQHAPISSSSRQRTTSVSVGVPEHPVKVKPPLTIVGDVNGRIAIMVDDLIDDVQSFVAAAEMLKENGACKIYVLATHGLLSSDAPRLLDESCIDEIVVTNTIPHEIQKLQCHKIKTIDISILIAEAIRRIHNKESMSYLFRNVTLED
- the LOC6896706 gene encoding phosphoribosyl pyrophosphate synthase-associated protein 2 isoform X6; translated protein: MDNTSTSDIVIINGNSHPDLANMVADRMGLKNGGCSVFHKSNRETIVEISDSVRGKDIYIIQTGTKDANNNIMELLIMAYACKTSSARSIVGVIPYLPYSKQCKMRKRGCIVSKLLAKMMCTSGLTHIITMDLHQKEIQGFFDIPVDNLRASPFLLQYIQESIPEYRNSVIVARNPGVAKKANSYAERLRLGLAVIHGEQKEAESDEVDGRYSPPPTSAYSNLLGNSVEMCFPAAPRNSTPQHAPISSSSRQRTTSVSVGVPEHPVKVKPPLTIVGDVNGRIAIMVDDLIDDVQSFVAAAEMLKENGACKIYVLATHGLLSSDAPRLLDESCIDEIVVTNTIPHEIQKLQCHKIKTIDISILIAEAIRRIHNKESMSYLFRNVTLED
- the LOC6896706 gene encoding phosphoribosyl pyrophosphate synthase-associated protein 2 isoform X4 — translated: MSKRRLGSVRPPKRCRSDMDNTSTSDIVIINGNSHPDLANMVADRMGLKNGGCSVFHKSNRETIVEISDSVRGKDIYIIQTGTKDANNNIMELLIMAYACKTSSARSIVGVIPYLPYSKQCKMRKRGCIVSKLLAKMMCTSGLTHIITMDLHQKEIQGFFDIPVDNLRASPFLLQYIQESIPEYRNSVIVARNPGVAKKANSYAERLRLGLAVIHGEQKEAESDEVDGRYSPPPTRNSTPQHAPISSSSRQRTTSVSVGVPEHPVKVKPPLTIVGDVNGRIAIMVDDLIDDVQSFVAAAEMLKENGACKIYVLATHGLLSSDAPRLLDESCIDEIVVTNTIPHEIQKLQCHKIKTIDISILIAEAIRRIHNKESMSYLFRNVTLED
- the LOC6896706 gene encoding phosphoribosyl pyrophosphate synthase-associated protein 2 isoform X2 — its product is MSKRRLGSVRPPKRCRSDMDNTSTSDIVIINGNSHPDLANMVADRMGLKNGGCSVFHKSNRETIVEISDSVRGKDIYIIQTGTKDANNNIMELLIMAYACKTSSARSIVGVIPYLPYSKQCKMRKRGCIVSKLLAKMMCTSGLTHIITMDLHQKEIQGFFDIPVDNLRASPFLLQYIQESIPEYRNSVIVARNPGVAKKANSYAERLRLGLAVIHGEQKEAESDEVDGRYSPPPTSAYSNLLGNSVEMCFPAAPRNSTPQHAPISSSSRQRTTSVSVGVPEHPVKVKPPLTIVGDVNGRIAIMVDDLIDDVQSFVAAAEMLKENGACKIYVLATHGLLSSDAPRLLDESCIDEIVVTNTIPHEIQKLQCHKIKTIDISILIAEAIRRIHNKESMSYLFRNVTLED
- the LOC6896706 gene encoding phosphoribosyl pyrophosphate synthase-associated protein 2 isoform X1, with protein sequence MDNTSTSDIVIINGNSHPDLANMVADRMGLKNGGCSVFHKSNRETIVEISDSVRGKDIYIIQTGTKDANNNIMELLIMAYACKTSSARSIVGVIPYLPYSKQCKMRKRGCIVSKLLAKMMCTSGLTHIITMDLHQKEIQGFFDIPVDNLRASPFLLQYIQESIPEYRNSVIVARNPGVAKKANSYAERLRLGLAVIHGEQKEAESDEVDGRYSPPPTSSSSRQRTTSVSVGVPEHPVKVKPPLTIVGDVNGRIAIMVDDLIDDVQSFVAAAEMLKENGACKIYVLATHGLLSSDAPRLLDESCIDEIVVTNTIPHEIQKLQCHKIKTIDISILIAEAIRRIHNKESMSYLFRNVTLED